The Lysobacter enzymogenes genome window below encodes:
- a CDS encoding ATP-grasp domain-containing protein, whose translation MPNVLILGARAPAALEIARRFRASGGVALAADSVSCRLTGWSNASDASLRIAGPRFDAAQYAADLARIVAQRRIDLVVPTCEEAFWLSRYRGALPDSVRVLVDEFDKLRELHSKLRFLELARDCGAGVPDSAAVKTLEQARAWAAGRPLVLKPEYSRFGVHVRLYPHGMPADAPPLPLAQTWVAQRFHAGTELCSYSVADRGRLLAHSVYRPAYRLNRSSSFYFEPAPNTAIRAFVERFVGKIAYTGQISFDWIVAGDGNATVLECNPRATSGVHLFGERDALPAALLGEDIACVEARPARPRMLAPVMLGAGLAQALAQGRARAWLRDWRRADDVLAVPGDRAPPLGALVDLGAYAWSALRRGGSLREAATRDIEWDGEELPDL comes from the coding sequence ATGCCCAACGTCCTGATCCTCGGCGCCCGCGCGCCGGCCGCGCTCGAAATCGCCCGCCGTTTCCGGGCGAGCGGTGGCGTTGCGCTGGCCGCCGACAGCGTCTCGTGCCGGCTTACGGGCTGGTCGAACGCGAGCGATGCGAGCCTGCGCATCGCCGGCCCGCGCTTCGACGCGGCGCAGTACGCCGCCGATCTTGCGCGCATCGTCGCCCAGCGCCGCATCGATCTGGTCGTGCCGACCTGCGAGGAAGCGTTCTGGCTCTCGCGCTACCGCGGCGCGCTGCCGGACAGCGTGCGCGTGCTGGTCGACGAGTTCGACAAGCTGCGCGAGCTGCACAGCAAGCTGCGGTTCCTGGAACTGGCGCGCGATTGCGGCGCCGGCGTGCCCGACAGTGCTGCGGTGAAGACGCTCGAACAAGCGCGCGCCTGGGCTGCCGGCCGGCCGCTGGTACTCAAGCCCGAATACTCGCGTTTCGGCGTACACGTGCGGCTGTATCCGCACGGCATGCCGGCCGATGCGCCGCCGCTGCCGCTGGCTCAAACCTGGGTCGCGCAGCGCTTCCACGCCGGCACCGAGCTGTGCTCGTACAGCGTCGCCGACCGCGGCCGCCTGCTCGCGCATTCGGTGTACCGCCCGGCGTACCGGCTCAACCGCAGTTCGAGTTTCTATTTCGAACCCGCGCCGAACACGGCGATCCGCGCCTTCGTCGAGCGCTTCGTCGGCAAGATCGCCTACACCGGGCAGATTTCGTTCGACTGGATCGTCGCCGGCGACGGCAACGCGACGGTGCTGGAATGCAATCCGCGCGCAACCAGCGGCGTGCATCTGTTCGGCGAGCGCGACGCCTTGCCGGCGGCGCTGCTCGGCGAAGACATCGCCTGCGTCGAAGCGCGGCCCGCGCGGCCGCGCATGCTCGCGCCGGTGATGCTCGGCGCGGGCCTCGCGCAAGCGCTGGCGCAGGGCCGCGCGCGCGCGTGGCTGCGCGACTGGCGCCGCGCCGACGACGTGCTGGCCGTGCCCGGCGACCGCGCGCCGCCGCTCGGCGCGTTGGTCGATCTGGGCGCGTACGCGTGGTCCGCGCTGCGCCGCGGCGGCAGCCTGCGCGAGGCGGCGACGCGCGATATCGAGTGGGACGGCGAGGAGTTGCCGGACCTGTGA
- a CDS encoding GNAT family N-acetyltransferase, translating into MTAPARNDDEFARHVEAFAHIHVGADSRALVANLATRAELVGDGERRYPASVDDGDIDGNAWVCSPRTTYGDYATEEAVRYAPAAATPLLRAAGRGLDGWLRRAGIDRAVAINNWWLSTNVYPQWRAGEAARLLGEALQRWPTHAVWLRSLNRDQHAAWLAECEALGFALIPSRQVYLFRDVAGSAQRRHNLRMDLKLAAKRPGRAHDGDIDEADYARIAWLYERLYMDKYSGFNPRYGERFLREWHRAGLLRFDGFRDESGQLLCIAGVFGFGGTATTPIVGYDTGLPQRLGLYRLLTATTFERAIATGDTVNFSAGAAEFKRLRGGEASIEYSAVYVRHMPARTRRAVAALSALTRRVGVPIMRRFGL; encoded by the coding sequence GTGACCGCGCCGGCGCGCAACGACGACGAGTTCGCGCGCCACGTGGAGGCGTTCGCGCACATCCACGTCGGCGCCGATTCGCGCGCGCTGGTCGCCAACCTCGCGACCCGGGCGGAACTCGTCGGCGACGGCGAACGCCGCTATCCGGCCAGCGTCGACGACGGCGACATCGACGGCAACGCCTGGGTCTGTTCGCCGCGCACCACCTACGGCGATTACGCGACCGAGGAAGCCGTGCGCTACGCGCCGGCCGCCGCGACGCCGCTGCTGCGCGCGGCCGGGCGCGGGCTCGACGGCTGGCTGCGCCGCGCCGGCATCGACCGCGCGGTGGCGATCAACAATTGGTGGCTCTCGACCAATGTCTATCCGCAATGGCGCGCAGGCGAGGCGGCGCGATTGCTGGGCGAAGCCCTGCAGCGCTGGCCGACCCACGCGGTGTGGCTGCGTTCGCTCAACCGCGACCAGCACGCGGCGTGGCTCGCCGAATGCGAGGCGCTCGGGTTCGCGCTGATCCCGAGCCGGCAGGTGTATCTGTTCCGCGATGTCGCCGGGTCGGCGCAGCGCCGGCACAACCTGCGCATGGATCTGAAGCTGGCGGCGAAGCGGCCCGGGCGCGCGCACGACGGCGATATCGACGAGGCCGACTACGCGCGCATCGCCTGGCTGTACGAACGCTTGTACATGGACAAGTATTCGGGCTTCAACCCGCGCTACGGCGAGCGCTTCCTGCGCGAATGGCACCGCGCCGGCCTGCTGCGCTTCGACGGCTTCCGCGACGAGTCCGGGCAGTTGCTCTGCATCGCCGGGGTGTTCGGCTTCGGCGGCACCGCGACCACGCCGATCGTCGGTTACGACACCGGCCTGCCGCAGCGCCTCGGGCTCTACCGCTTGCTGACCGCGACCACGTTCGAACGCGCCATCGCAACCGGCGACACGGTCAACTTCAGCGCCGGCGCGGCCGAGTTCAAGCGTTTGCGCGGAGGCGAAGCCAGCATCGAATACAGCGCGGTCTACGTGCGCCACATGCCGGCACGAACGCGCCGCGCGGTGGCGGCGCTGTCGGCGCTGACGCGCCGGGTCGGGGTGCCGATCATGCGAAGATTCGGGCTATGA
- a CDS encoding aromatic ring-hydroxylating oxygenase subunit alpha, which translates to MSDWHPSHASRWFAALCSDRLRGAPVAVSLLGRPYALARDAAGRAFALEDRCPHRHAPLSHGVCGASGLVCPYHGWRFDASGRLCEIPGLPADAALPQVRVRAAAVREHDGLIWLRADGRDEGELPAMALRNPPGSRRFLWQTQWRAHVVDAIENFLDPLHTHSIHPGLVRRGGARQPATARFVPSQQGFCVDYLGQPQQSGLLYRLFESPRESERALFDAPGSAQIEYRYANGGVVRISLHFAPHDAATTSVFASLHVENRWAPAWLVRALVWPFLKRVNDQDARMLALQSDNLRRFGAVRGASTSLDLVRPWVQAFWTHGAPPADAQAKDVALML; encoded by the coding sequence ATGAGCGACTGGCATCCCTCGCATGCCTCGCGCTGGTTCGCGGCGTTGTGCAGCGATCGCCTGCGCGGCGCGCCGGTCGCGGTGAGCCTGCTCGGCCGGCCGTACGCGCTGGCGCGCGATGCCGCCGGCCGTGCGTTCGCATTGGAAGACCGCTGCCCGCACCGCCACGCGCCGTTGTCGCACGGCGTTTGCGGCGCGAGCGGATTGGTCTGTCCGTACCACGGCTGGCGCTTCGACGCGTCCGGCCGCCTGTGCGAGATCCCCGGCCTGCCGGCCGACGCCGCGCTGCCGCAGGTGCGCGTGCGTGCCGCGGCGGTGCGCGAGCACGACGGCTTGATCTGGCTGCGCGCCGACGGCCGCGACGAGGGCGAACTGCCGGCGATGGCGCTGCGCAATCCGCCCGGTTCGCGCCGCTTTCTGTGGCAGACGCAGTGGCGCGCGCACGTGGTCGATGCGATCGAGAATTTCCTCGATCCCTTGCACACCCATTCGATCCATCCGGGACTGGTGCGCCGCGGCGGCGCGCGGCAGCCCGCGACGGCGCGATTCGTGCCGTCGCAACAAGGCTTCTGCGTCGACTATCTCGGCCAGCCCCAACAGTCGGGCTTGCTGTACCGCCTGTTCGAATCGCCGCGCGAAAGCGAGCGGGCGCTGTTCGACGCGCCGGGCAGCGCGCAGATCGAATACCGCTACGCCAACGGTGGCGTCGTGCGCATCAGCCTGCATTTCGCCCCGCACGATGCGGCGACCACCTCGGTGTTCGCCAGCCTGCACGTGGAAAACCGCTGGGCGCCGGCGTGGCTGGTGCGCGCGTTGGTGTGGCCGTTCTTGAAACGGGTCAACGACCAGGACGCGCGCATGCTGGCGCTGCAATCCGACAATCTGCGCCGTTTCGGCGCGGTGCGCGGCGCTTCCACGTCGCTGGACCTGGTACGGCCGTGGGTCCAAGCGTTCTGGACCCACGGCGCGCCGCCGGCGGACGCGCAGGCC